Part of the Paenibacillus guangzhouensis genome is shown below.
CTCACGGAACGTGCAATTCCCGTTGTGAAGCCTTGTTCGCCTTGACTAGACCAGAGCAAGAGCAGGCGGCCGTTATCCATGCGATGGAGGAAAGGACCGTCCGTTACGAAGCCTCCGTCGGTGTTCGGTTTCACCCATGGCGCTTCGGAGGCGCGGAACAATAATTGCGGCTCGCTAACGATGCGGTCGAGGGTATCGGCTAACTTGGCTGCGTAGACCTCTCCATCCGTCACTTGCAGCCAGTCCCGGCAGAAGACAAGCCAAGGCGTGCCGTCGTTTTCCATGTAGAGGGTACCGTCCAGGCATTCCCAGGCTTTGGGTGTGATCGGGCCTAGACTGTGCTGCTCGAAGGGTCCTAACGGATGATTCGCGACGAGCACTTGAACTGCACGTGACATGCCTTTCGCTTTGAATGAGGCGAACATATAGAATCGGTCT
Proteins encoded:
- a CDS encoding glycoside hydrolase family 43 protein; translation: MIRLTDIHFRDPFILPVPMENTYYMYGTQGTTAWDGKPDGFDVYRSCDLLNWEGPIPVFRPDPGFWSDHYWAPEVHHVQDRFYMFASFKAKGMSRAVQVLVANHPLGPFEQHSLGPITPKAWECLDGTLYMENDGTPWLVFCRDWLQVTDGEVYAAKLADTLDRIVSEPQLLFRASEAPWVKPNTDGGFVTDGPFLHRMDNGRLLLLWSSQGEQGFTTGIARSVSGRIIGPWVQEELPLAVEDGGHGMLFRDWYNNLLLAIHAPNHQPNERPTILRVEESAESLEIK